GGATGGGCTTATCCATCTGTTCGGCTGCGGCCACTCACATCTTCTGGTAGAGGATTTCTTCTACAGAGCCGGAGGAATAGTTCCGGTTAATCCCATCTTTGAAACCAGTATCATGCTTCATGAAGGTGCTGTCAAAAGCTCTAAGATTGAACGTATGCAAGGATACGCCGAGCATATTCTTGCCAACTATACAGTCGTTGCGGGTGAGGTCATTATCGTTATCTCCAATTCCGGGGTCAACAGCCTTCCGGTTGAAATGGCTCTCGCTGCGAAAGCTAAGGGTCTGAAGGTCATTGCATTATGCTCCTCCTCCTATTTCGGGGATGCTTCACGCCACCCTTCCGGCAATCAATTGCACCAGATCGCCGATCTGGTTATTGACAACCACCTGCCGCACGGCGATGCGCTCGTGCAAATCCCTTCTTCCTCCATGAAGATGGCTTCGGGATCAACCATCGTCGGCAGTGTGATCCTGAATATGGTCATGACGAATGCGGCACAGAAGCTGGTAGAACGCGGGATTACCCCGCCTGTATATGTCAGCGGCAATATTCCCGGTGGAGCAGAGCAGAATACAGAATATATCGAGCAGTACCGGAAGCGGATCAAGCATCTGTAAGGCTCGCTGTTACAAGTGGAAACGGCTTTGCCGTCCTTTATAAGGACTGCTCCGTTTCAGCGCGAAATATAAGGATAAGTTATCGTGTGCAACATATAAATTCTTATATTTCAAGAAAGGTGGAGAGAAGACTTGGTGAATGACAAGCTGCTGCTGGGCATAGACATCGGATCAACGGCGGTTAAAGTGATAGCGATGACCGAACAGGGAGTGATCCGGGCTTCAGCTTCTGCCTTCTATACAACGTTCTCACCCCGTCCGGGCTGGATGGAGCAGGACCCGGAGGATTGGGGCCGCGCAGCATTTCAGGCGGTCAGGCAATGTCTGGAGCAGGTGGAGAATGCGGAGATTTCGGCCTTGTCGTTCTCGGGCCATATGAGTGCTCCGGTCCTGCTTGACGCAGATGGTGTTCCACTATTGCCCAGCATCCTGATTGCAGATACACGCTCACAGGAGCAGACCCGTTTCCTGCGGGAATTCTATCTGGAGCAGTGTGTTGAAATGACCGGGAACGAGCCTGTTGACGCTTTCGCCATCCCGAAGCTGCTCTGGATCAAAGCGCAGCAGCCCGGGGTGCTGGAGCGGACCCGGTGTATTCTTTTCCCCAAGGATTATGTTCGGTTTCTCTTTACAGGGGAACGGGGAACGGACCGCACGGATGCAGGCAACAGCCTGGTGT
This region of Paenibacillus sp. FSL K6-1096 genomic DNA includes:
- a CDS encoding SIS domain-containing protein — encoded protein: MTMLADEFVNQIINQIHIVEQQEQDSINTAAEWVADVIAGDGLIHLFGCGHSHLLVEDFFYRAGGIVPVNPIFETSIMLHEGAVKSSKIERMQGYAEHILANYTVVAGEVIIVISNSGVNSLPVEMALAAKAKGLKVIALCSSSYFGDASRHPSGNQLHQIADLVIDNHLPHGDALVQIPSSSMKMASGSTIVGSVILNMVMTNAAQKLVERGITPPVYVSGNIPGGAEQNTEYIEQYRKRIKHL